Proteins found in one Vagococcus carniphilus genomic segment:
- a CDS encoding preprotein translocase, SecE subunit domain protein — protein sequence MAYKTGRMFQEIIEVPDEEEKGCGCILWVILIIAGISLTIFILDLIIKNIGMVILAVVVLSVITYLIKRK from the coding sequence ATGGCTTATAAAACAGGAAGGATGTTTCAAGAAATTATTGAAGTGCCTGATGAAGAGGAAAAAGGCTGTGGATGTATTCTGTGGGTCATCTTAATCATTGCAGGAATATCACTTACCATTTTTATACTTGACCTAATAATAAAAAATATTGGAATGGTTATTTTAGCCGTGGTTGTTTTATCAGTTATTACTTATTTAATAAAGAGAAAGTAG
- a CDS encoding leucine-rich repeat protein — protein MTEGSNQGLLVIVAIIIFGIFVAISYLLFQDKLHVGLSEIFEDGLEQASDTLNNTSNIKSEREDETYIYAKIREASPEKNETEIWVQAEKLKNGTLEIIKSSIKDADYSSGFKEMTGDLILPDKIDGKKITIIGYGAFRFSKFNGNLKLPVNLITVEEIAFYDSLFIGTLSLPNSLKGIDRHSFTKALFTGTFDLKNLNYIQAYAFLDTNFDRVVNDNIGISNDSNEERPTKGIHKKSIRMVNGSYYHGKK, from the coding sequence ATGACAGAAGGAAGCAATCAAGGTTTGCTTGTCATCGTAGCCATTATTATATTTGGAATATTTGTAGCCATTAGCTATTTACTGTTTCAAGATAAATTACATGTTGGCTTATCAGAAATTTTCGAGGATGGATTAGAACAAGCTAGTGATACTTTAAATAATACTAGCAATATTAAATCTGAAAGAGAAGATGAGACGTATATCTACGCTAAAATTAGAGAAGCTAGTCCTGAAAAAAATGAAACTGAAATATGGGTACAGGCAGAAAAATTAAAAAATGGAACATTAGAAATTATCAAATCTAGTATTAAAGATGCCGATTATAGTTCTGGATTCAAAGAAATGACAGGTGATTTAATATTACCTGATAAAATTGACGGAAAAAAAATTACGATTATAGGTTATGGTGCCTTTAGATTTTCGAAATTCAACGGCAATTTAAAACTCCCTGTTAATTTGATTACTGTTGAAGAGATTGCATTTTATGATTCACTCTTTATTGGAACTCTCAGTTTACCAAACTCATTAAAAGGCATTGACAGACATTCTTTTACAAAGGCTTTATTTACAGGAACTTTTGATTTAAAGAATCTAAATTATATTCAAGCATATGCTTTTCTTGATACAAATTTTGATAGAGTCGTTAATGACAATATCGGAATATCTAATGACTCTAACGAAGAACGCCCTACAAAAGGAATACATAAAAAATCAATTAGAATGGTTAATGGTAGTTATTATCATGGAAAAAAATAG
- a CDS encoding tyrosine-type recombinase/integrase has protein sequence MAIIKTKNGTYRLRMYRSKEVQEITKEPKLFEKTFKTKREAREAEKNFNINTFNILNDYIEENSDDILFKDFYNDIWLDDYIDGHLSTRTTAPTMATIKGTKDIFRIHILPILGDYSLNELNENKSLVIKKMKRKSIEYANFKIIRSYVNSIFDWAEELEYIDRNNLTKSLSRIRSVKKEHLNSAKKEEDLYLTKTQLQEWVKAFEYDYKNDLLPMQDYLLFILTLILADRKSETYALKWKNINFETSQITINKTLDKFGNEKNTKGNKNTIFSMSRDTLSLLEKWKQVQQTVLGDLGIKQSKEQLLFTFKDNKGNLNQPLHIDYLNYRMNSVKRRHPYLEKASPHKLRHTAATLAKQGGMSLNAISEALTHSDTNVTKFYINAPDIINEPLGETLIDF, from the coding sequence ATGGCAATAATTAAAACAAAGAATGGAACTTATAGGTTGAGAATGTACAGGTCGAAAGAAGTTCAAGAAATAACAAAAGAACCAAAACTATTTGAAAAAACATTTAAAACAAAAAGAGAAGCACGAGAAGCTGAAAAGAATTTTAATATAAACACTTTTAATATTCTAAATGATTATATAGAAGAAAATTCAGACGATATTCTTTTCAAAGATTTTTATAACGATATTTGGCTAGATGATTATATTGATGGTCACCTTTCAACTAGAACAACTGCTCCAACAATGGCGACTATCAAAGGAACTAAAGATATTTTTAGAATACATATACTTCCAATACTTGGGGACTATTCATTAAATGAGCTGAACGAAAATAAAAGTTTAGTTATAAAAAAGATGAAGAGAAAATCTATAGAATACGCTAACTTTAAAATTATTAGAAGCTACGTTAATTCGATTTTTGATTGGGCTGAAGAACTTGAGTATATTGATAGGAATAACTTAACTAAATCATTATCTAGAATTCGTTCAGTGAAGAAAGAGCATTTAAACTCAGCTAAAAAAGAAGAAGATTTATATTTAACGAAAACACAGTTACAGGAATGGGTTAAAGCTTTTGAATATGACTATAAAAACGACTTACTACCTATGCAAGACTATCTACTTTTTATTCTCACTTTAATTCTTGCAGATAGAAAATCAGAAACATATGCTTTAAAGTGGAAAAATATTAATTTTGAGACCTCTCAAATCACAATCAATAAAACACTTGATAAATTTGGAAATGAAAAAAATACAAAAGGTAATAAGAATACTATATTTTCAATGTCTAGAGATACCTTATCTTTACTAGAAAAATGGAAACAAGTTCAGCAAACAGTTTTAGGTGATTTAGGAATTAAGCAAAGTAAGGAACAATTATTATTTACCTTTAAAGACAATAAAGGTAACCTGAACCAACCATTACACATTGATTATTTAAATTATCGTATGAATTCAGTTAAAAGGAGACATCCTTACCTTGAAAAAGCTTCTCCTCATAAATTAAGACATACAGCTGCAACGCTTGCTAAGCAAGGTGGTATGTCTTTAAATGCGATTTCAGAAGCTTTAACTCATAGTGATACTAATGTTACAAAATTTTATATTAATGCTCCCGACATCATAAATGAGCCTTTAGGAGAGACTTTGATTGATTTTTAA
- a CDS encoding recombinase family protein, producing MNNKVVGYARTSTMGQDLGLEVQLKAFEYYEPNKVYSEKISGRKEDRTELKKALSSLEKGDTLLIYNLSRLSRSSKQLVNLMSELSEKGIYLKSIQESIDTSSPSGRLFYTVLAGIAEFEAENISIRTKEALARTDKPLGRPKISYQKERQILRLYKNKKLRIKDIALRTDVSEKTVYTIAKKHNLSRKATCKDD from the coding sequence ATGAATAATAAAGTGGTAGGATATGCAAGAACAAGTACGATGGGACAAGATTTGGGATTGGAAGTTCAATTAAAAGCGTTTGAATATTATGAACCAAATAAAGTATATTCAGAAAAAATCAGTGGAAGAAAAGAAGATAGAACAGAATTGAAAAAAGCTTTAAGCTCTTTAGAAAAAGGAGATACTTTACTAATTTATAATCTGTCACGATTAAGTAGGTCTTCTAAACAATTGGTGAATCTAATGAGTGAGCTAAGCGAGAAAGGTATATATCTCAAAAGCATTCAAGAATCAATTGATACGAGCTCACCATCAGGAAGATTATTTTATACTGTTCTTGCAGGAATAGCTGAATTTGAAGCTGAGAATATCAGTATTAGAACGAAAGAGGCATTAGCAAGAACTGATAAACCACTAGGAAGACCTAAAATAAGTTATCAGAAAGAACGACAAATATTGAGATTATACAAAAATAAAAAACTAAGAATTAAAGATATTGCCTTAAGAACAGATGTAAGTGAAAAAACAGTTTATACAATCGCAAAGAAGCATAACTTGAGTCGTAAAGCCACTTGCAAAGACGATTAA
- the rplM gene encoding 50S ribosomal protein L13 has translation MRTTYMAKAGEIDRKWYVVDATDIPLGRLSTVVASILRGKNKPTFTPHVDTGDYVIVINADKIKLTGNKESDKIYYRHSQYPGGLKSITAGELRDKNSRRLVETSIKGMLPKNTLGRKQGSKLFVYGEAEHKHAAQQPEVLDITNLI, from the coding sequence ATGCGTACAACATATATGGCCAAAGCTGGCGAAATCGATCGTAAATGGTATGTAGTAGATGCGACAGATATTCCTTTAGGTCGTCTATCTACTGTAGTAGCATCAATTTTACGTGGAAAAAATAAACCAACATTCACACCACACGTAGACACTGGTGATTATGTCATTGTAATCAATGCTGACAAAATCAAATTAACTGGAAATAAAGAAAGTGACAAGATTTATTACCGTCACAGCCAATACCCAGGTGGTTTAAAATCAATTACTGCTGGTGAATTACGCGATAAAAACTCTCGTCGTTTAGTTGAGACTTCTATCAAAGGAATGTTACCAAAAAATACGTTAGGACGTAAACAAGGTTCTAAATTATTCGTATACGGTGAAGCAGAACACAAACACGCAGCACAACAACCAGAAGTATTAGATATCACTAACTTAATTTAA
- the rpsI gene encoding 30S ribosomal protein S9 translates to MAKVQYLGTGRRKKSVARVRLVPGTGKIVMNNKDIEEYIPHADLREVIMQPLVLTETKGAYDVLVNVNGGGYAGQAGATRHGISRALLQVDPDFRPALKRAGLLTRDARMVERKKPGLKKARKASQFSKR, encoded by the coding sequence TTGGCTAAAGTACAATATTTAGGCACAGGCCGTCGTAAAAAATCTGTAGCTCGCGTACGCTTAGTACCAGGTACAGGAAAAATCGTTATGAACAATAAAGACATTGAAGAATATATTCCACATGCTGATTTACGTGAAGTAATCATGCAACCACTAGTATTAACAGAAACTAAAGGCGCATATGACGTATTAGTTAACGTTAACGGTGGTGGATACGCAGGACAAGCTGGCGCAACTCGCCACGGTATTTCTCGTGCTCTTTTACAAGTAGATCCAGATTTCCGTCCAGCTCTTAAACGTGCAGGATTGTTAACTCGTGACGCTCGTATGGTTGAACGTAAAAAACCAGGCTTGAAAAAAGCAAGAAAAGCAAGTCAATTCTCAAAACGTTAA
- a CDS encoding Abi family protein produces MKLARKDQISHLKTKDIKFNFISEDAAYEILEKNSYYYKLTCYKRNFRKTSSNKYVDLDFAHLYDLSIIDMRMRQLFNKLCLDIEHSLKKSLINDITDSTEDGYSIVTEFDNYERKKFNQHQLVLQKRYGSKYIPKFYNDILSRTIFKVHDSNDYEYQLSSKYFKKSRVPAWVLIEKLSFGQLVAFIEFYVTSHKNNYLYYKNANELLIMIKRIRNASSHNRPIIMNISNKIHSGSLTVSSNVKGYLTSLNISSPSNRKEHSQYIALLEHTKIHDIFCLVILYKEYINSEKMVYSRRKEIKSFLCRAKLNSKYYYNHKKLKKIFKFLEKSLNTI; encoded by the coding sequence ATGAAATTAGCTAGGAAAGACCAAATTTCACATTTAAAGACGAAAGACATAAAGTTTAATTTCATATCTGAAGATGCAGCATATGAAATATTAGAAAAAAATAGTTATTATTATAAATTAACTTGCTACAAAAGAAATTTTAGAAAAACGTCTAGCAATAAGTATGTAGACTTAGATTTTGCTCATTTGTATGATTTATCAATTATAGATATGCGTATGAGACAATTGTTTAATAAATTATGTCTTGATATAGAACATAGTTTAAAAAAATCATTAATAAATGATATCACGGATAGTACAGAAGATGGATATTCAATAGTTACAGAGTTTGACAATTATGAGAGAAAAAAATTTAATCAGCACCAATTAGTTTTACAAAAGCGTTATGGTAGTAAATACATACCTAAATTTTATAATGATATTCTTTCAAGAACAATATTTAAAGTCCATGATTCAAATGATTATGAATATCAATTATCTAGTAAGTATTTTAAGAAAAGTAGAGTACCTGCATGGGTTTTGATTGAAAAACTTAGTTTTGGTCAACTTGTTGCTTTTATTGAATTTTATGTAACTTCCCACAAAAATAATTATCTTTATTATAAGAATGCTAATGAATTGCTAATTATGATTAAGAGAATTAGAAATGCTTCTTCCCACAATAGACCAATAATAATGAATATTTCTAATAAAATTCATTCTGGTAGTTTAACTGTTTCTTCTAATGTTAAAGGATATTTAACTTCACTTAATATTAGTAGTCCAAGTAATAGAAAAGAACATTCGCAATATATTGCATTGCTAGAACATACTAAAATACATGATATTTTTTGTTTGGTAATTTTATATAAAGAATATATTAATAGTGAGAAGATGGTGTATTCTAGAAGAAAAGAAATAAAAAGTTTTTTATGTAGAGCAAAATTAAATTCAAAATATTATTATAATCATAAAAAATTAAAAAAGATTTTTAAATTTTTAGAAAAATCTTTAAATACTATTTAA
- a CDS encoding energy-coupling factor ABC transporter ATP-binding protein — MDIRFEQVDFTYQPNSPFEQRVLFDINLEIPSNSYTAIVGHTGSGKSTLLQHLNALLKPTKGSVTIGDRVITPETNNKNLKPIRKKVGIVFQFPESQLFEETVALDIAFGPKNFGVSEEESLKLAKDMLDLVGLDESYMEKSPFDLSGGQMRRVAIAGVLAMEPEVVILDEPTAGLDPRGRKDMMDMFYRLHKEKGINIILVTHLMDDVAEYADYMVVLEKGKIHKKGHPREIFSDVTWLKEKQLGVPTATNFAFELMGKGYEFSQLPLTASELADELARDLKAGDAHDE; from the coding sequence ATGGACATCCGGTTTGAACAAGTAGATTTTACCTACCAACCTAATAGCCCATTTGAACAACGTGTTTTATTTGATATCAATTTAGAAATTCCTTCTAATAGTTATACAGCCATTGTTGGGCATACAGGGAGTGGTAAATCCACACTTTTACAACATTTAAATGCATTATTAAAACCGACTAAGGGAAGTGTGACGATTGGGGATCGCGTGATTACACCGGAAACCAATAATAAAAATTTGAAACCTATTCGAAAAAAAGTGGGTATCGTATTTCAATTTCCAGAGTCTCAATTATTTGAAGAAACAGTTGCTTTAGATATCGCCTTTGGGCCAAAAAACTTTGGTGTGTCTGAAGAAGAAAGCTTAAAATTAGCCAAAGATATGCTTGATTTAGTTGGCTTAGATGAATCTTATATGGAAAAGTCGCCTTTTGACTTATCAGGAGGACAAATGCGTCGTGTGGCGATTGCAGGAGTCCTTGCGATGGAACCAGAAGTGGTTATCCTTGATGAACCAACAGCAGGACTTGATCCTCGTGGTCGAAAAGACATGATGGATATGTTTTACCGTCTACATAAGGAAAAAGGAATCAACATTATCCTAGTGACTCATTTAATGGATGACGTAGCAGAGTATGCTGATTATATGGTTGTTCTTGAAAAAGGAAAAATTCATAAAAAAGGTCATCCGCGAGAAATTTTCTCTGATGTGACTTGGCTAAAAGAAAAACAGTTAGGCGTTCCAACAGCTACTAATTTTGCATTTGAATTAATGGGAAAAGGTTACGAGTTTTCTCAATTACCATTAACGGCAAGTGAATTAGCTGATGAGCTAGCTCGTGATTTGAAAGCAGGTGACGCTCATGATGAATAA
- a CDS encoding tyrosine-type recombinase/integrase — MTRKIINVKPIKEKQILKTFTEELRQTKHPERDYLIFCIGIFTGLRISDILNLKVSDVQNRVETNIIEIKTNKKRTLNLMQLTNQIIIYLKQEHDGESEWLFPSPRDNTKPLATHQYYKIMQKVAKDLELDYIGTHTMRKTFGYAYYQKTKDLPTLMTILNHSSQAITLRYIGIEDEQIKESLDDFNPLN; from the coding sequence ATGACACGAAAAATAATTAATGTCAAACCGATAAAAGAGAAACAAATTTTAAAAACATTTACTGAAGAACTGAGACAAACAAAACATCCTGAGAGAGATTATTTAATATTTTGCATCGGTATCTTCACAGGGCTTAGGATTTCAGATATTCTAAACTTAAAGGTATCTGATGTTCAGAATAGAGTCGAGACAAATATCATTGAGATTAAGACCAATAAAAAGAGAACGTTGAATCTAATGCAATTAACTAATCAAATTATTATTTATCTTAAGCAAGAACATGATGGAGAGAGCGAATGGTTGTTTCCAAGTCCTAGAGATAACACTAAACCGCTTGCAACACATCAGTACTATAAAATCATGCAAAAGGTTGCAAAAGACTTAGAACTTGATTATATAGGGACTCATACAATGCGGAAAACTTTTGGCTATGCCTACTATCAGAAAACTAAGGACTTACCGACACTTATGACTATTCTCAATCATAGCAGCCAAGCGATAACTCTCAGATATATAGGGATTGAAGATGAGCAAATAAAGGAAAGTTTAGACGATTTTAACCCATTAAATTGA
- the truA gene encoding tRNA pseudouridine(38-40) synthase TruA, with the protein MPRYKAVISYDGTNYAGFQVQNNAHTIQEAIEKTLKRLNGGKPITIHPSGRTDSGVHAKGQVIHFDYPHKREAEKFRFALDTQTPDDICFLSVEEVEETFHARYLAKEKIYHYHLDIGHTRDPFKRLYSAHYRYDLDLGIMRQAAKDIEGEHDFSVFCATGSSVEDKTRNVYEVIIEEVSETELRFIFRGNGFLYKMVRMLVGTLLKIGNGQLPVDAIKIALENQDKKMTGPTAHPEGLFLMNVSYD; encoded by the coding sequence ATGCCAAGATATAAAGCAGTAATTAGCTATGACGGAACTAACTATGCGGGGTTTCAAGTACAAAATAATGCCCATACAATTCAAGAAGCGATTGAAAAAACCTTAAAACGGTTGAATGGGGGAAAACCAATTACGATTCACCCATCAGGTCGAACAGACTCTGGCGTTCATGCGAAGGGACAAGTTATTCACTTTGATTATCCTCATAAAAGAGAGGCTGAAAAGTTTCGTTTTGCTTTAGATACTCAAACACCAGATGATATTTGTTTTCTGTCAGTAGAAGAGGTAGAAGAAACATTCCATGCCAGATATTTGGCAAAAGAAAAGATTTATCACTATCATTTAGATATTGGTCATACGAGAGATCCATTTAAACGCCTCTATTCGGCTCATTACCGCTATGATTTGGATTTAGGGATAATGAGGCAAGCAGCAAAAGATATTGAAGGAGAGCACGATTTTAGCGTGTTTTGCGCAACTGGTAGCTCAGTCGAAGATAAAACAAGAAATGTTTATGAAGTAATCATCGAAGAAGTGAGTGAGACAGAGCTGCGTTTTATTTTTAGAGGAAATGGCTTTTTATACAAAATGGTTCGAATGCTTGTCGGAACGCTTCTAAAAATCGGTAATGGACAGTTACCCGTAGATGCGATAAAGATTGCTTTAGAGAATCAAGACAAGAAAATGACAGGACCAACTGCGCATCCTGAAGGGCTTTTCCTAATGAATGTCTCCTATGATTAA
- a CDS encoding ATP-binding protein codes for MFDYTMLNDYEFELLCRDIFQKFKGNKREYFTFSAGRDGGIDICDKEKKEIIQVKHYSKSSTSSLMTSLNKELEKIKKIETIEKYYVMTSNSLTLRNKQDIVKIFKKYMLDTSHVWGKEDIDKFLADENNTDIVRKNFKLWLNATNVLELMLENDILVDSEELLDSIEKKKELYVDTKAFHDSLKIFEKYNALILLGAPGVGKSTISEMLLLYYVNKGYSIRYVSSNDIGKIKQSLYEKSTSEVILLDDFLGQHYLKLDDKQPNELKTLLSKIIRSKNKKIILNSRITIFNEAFYKSQIFQNTFENYDLKKYTIDLNQITVLEKAKILYNHLYFNNIGKKYCKTIYYNKQYKEIINHKNYNPRIMEFVTNSRNLEFVEPNEYFSFIIGRLDNPEDVWKDEFENRLDKIDRIFMNTLYSLSDTKVNKEVLKIAFNNRIKKLDNIDTTINNFETVLVRLTKSLLIQSYSKKRKKIFISVLNPSINDYIQKSISLNPIELANIVNYSNYYEQISNINRLDTENDLIRKFLYNKGFNKLKSMEGSIYYYYLEELINNQILDESLIENVHLSLCSIKDVSDIPSIEKFSEVLTKLLTESFFEFYQLDSILLEENFFENYITIIDFKTACILIKKTPYSHKLKNVFFEELPLTLEWELASDYESIIDESWGNLYGNLFFEEPQYLLVEDNIDAIKDVMLTEASDILAETVDKYFVFINDSFFENDEEKEQIKEEVVDELLNEISNEVYERIRYEINEVNEPEYEYEYEERYTDNVDNNEGVIDDMFNRLTY; via the coding sequence ATGTTTGATTATACAATGTTAAATGATTATGAATTTGAACTACTCTGTAGAGATATTTTTCAAAAATTTAAAGGAAATAAACGTGAATATTTTACCTTTTCAGCTGGACGTGATGGTGGTATAGATATTTGCGATAAAGAAAAAAAAGAAATAATTCAAGTAAAGCATTACTCTAAAAGTTCTACAAGTAGCTTGATGACTTCTTTAAATAAAGAGTTGGAAAAAATAAAAAAAATAGAGACAATTGAAAAATACTATGTAATGACGAGTAATAGTCTGACATTAAGAAATAAACAGGATATTGTAAAGATATTTAAAAAATATATGCTAGATACTTCCCATGTGTGGGGGAAAGAAGATATAGATAAATTTTTAGCAGATGAAAATAATACAGATATAGTTAGAAAAAATTTTAAACTTTGGTTAAATGCTACTAATGTTTTGGAACTGATGTTGGAAAATGATATATTAGTAGACTCTGAAGAACTTCTTGATAGTATAGAAAAAAAGAAAGAGCTTTACGTTGATACAAAGGCTTTTCATGATTCATTAAAAATATTTGAAAAATATAATGCTTTAATTCTACTAGGAGCACCAGGAGTAGGTAAGAGTACAATTTCTGAAATGTTACTATTGTATTATGTGAATAAAGGATACAGTATTCGTTATGTTTCTAGTAATGATATTGGGAAAATTAAACAATCCTTATATGAAAAAAGTACCTCTGAAGTAATTTTATTAGACGATTTTTTAGGACAACACTATTTAAAATTAGATGATAAACAGCCAAATGAGTTGAAAACGTTATTGTCAAAAATAATTAGAAGTAAAAATAAAAAGATTATATTAAATTCTAGAATTACAATATTTAATGAGGCTTTTTACAAATCACAAATTTTTCAAAATACTTTTGAAAATTATGACTTAAAAAAATATACAATTGATTTAAATCAGATAACTGTACTTGAAAAAGCTAAGATACTGTATAATCATTTGTATTTTAATAATATAGGGAAAAAATATTGTAAAACTATTTATTACAACAAACAGTATAAAGAAATTATAAACCATAAAAATTATAATCCACGTATTATGGAATTTGTTACGAATTCAAGAAATCTCGAATTTGTAGAACCTAATGAATATTTTAGCTTTATTATAGGGCGATTAGACAATCCAGAAGATGTATGGAAGGATGAATTTGAGAATAGATTAGATAAGATTGACAGAATTTTTATGAATACTTTATATTCGTTGAGTGATACTAAAGTTAATAAAGAAGTTTTAAAAATTGCATTCAATAATAGGATAAAGAAACTTGATAATATTGATACAACAATTAATAATTTTGAGACTGTGTTAGTTAGGCTCACAAAATCATTGCTTATACAATCATATTCTAAAAAAAGAAAGAAAATTTTTATATCTGTTTTAAACCCCTCAATTAATGATTATATTCAAAAAAGCATTAGTTTGAATCCAATTGAGTTAGCAAACATTGTTAATTACTCTAATTATTATGAACAAATTAGCAATATAAATAGACTAGATACAGAAAATGATTTAATTCGTAAATTCTTATATAACAAAGGATTCAATAAATTAAAAAGTATGGAAGGGAGTATCTATTATTATTATTTGGAAGAATTAATAAATAACCAAATATTGGATGAATCTCTAATAGAAAATGTACATCTCTCTTTATGTAGTATAAAGGATGTGTCAGATATACCGTCAATTGAAAAATTTAGCGAGGTATTGACCAAACTACTAACAGAGTCGTTTTTTGAATTTTATCAACTTGACAGTATTTTATTGGAAGAAAATTTTTTTGAAAATTATATAACAATTATTGATTTTAAAACTGCTTGTATATTAATAAAGAAAACACCTTACAGTCACAAACTTAAAAATGTATTCTTTGAAGAATTACCTCTTACACTAGAATGGGAATTAGCTTCTGATTATGAATCAATTATAGATGAATCATGGGGGAATCTTTATGGAAATTTGTTCTTTGAAGAACCTCAATATCTACTTGTCGAAGATAATATAGATGCAATAAAAGATGTAATGCTAACAGAAGCTAGTGATATACTTGCTGAAACTGTAGATAAATATTTTGTTTTCATAAATGATTCTTTCTTTGAAAATGATGAGGAGAAAGAACAAATAAAAGAAGAGGTAGTTGATGAATTATTAAATGAAATTTCAAACGAAGTGTATGAAAGAATAAGGTATGAAATAAATGAAGTAAATGAACCTGAATATGAATATGAGTACGAGGAAAGATACACTGATAATGTAGATAATAATGAAGGTGTTATTGATGATATGTTTAATAGATTAACATATTAG
- a CDS encoding energy-coupling factor transporter transmembrane component T family protein, whose amino-acid sequence MMNKLILGRYIPGDSFVHNLDPRSKLVASFYFIGIIFLCNNFLSFGVMFAFTLFAIFLSKISLKFFIKGVKPLIWLILFTVILQVLFSQGGEVYFKWGIFTISEFGVQNGAYIFIRFVLIIFMSTLLTLTTPPLSLADAIEYLLRPLKVVKFPAHEISLMLSIALRFVPTLMDETEKIMNAQRARGVDFGEGNLMQKMKAIVPLLIPLFVSSFNRAEDLAIAMEARGYQGGDGRTKYRVLHWQGKDTMVVITFALLTALLVFVRS is encoded by the coding sequence ATGATGAATAAACTGATTTTAGGTCGTTACATTCCAGGAGATTCTTTTGTTCATAATTTAGACCCAAGATCTAAGTTAGTTGCCAGTTTCTATTTTATTGGTATTATCTTCTTGTGTAATAACTTCCTATCTTTTGGTGTGATGTTTGCTTTTACATTATTTGCTATTTTTCTATCAAAAATTAGTTTGAAGTTTTTTATCAAGGGAGTTAAACCTTTAATTTGGTTGATTCTTTTTACGGTTATTCTTCAAGTGCTCTTTTCTCAAGGGGGAGAAGTGTATTTCAAATGGGGAATATTTACAATTAGTGAATTCGGCGTACAAAATGGTGCGTACATCTTTATTCGCTTTGTATTGATTATTTTCATGTCAACCTTGCTAACTTTAACGACACCGCCATTATCATTGGCTGATGCGATTGAGTATTTACTTCGCCCGTTAAAAGTTGTTAAATTCCCAGCTCATGAAATTTCTTTGATGCTTTCAATTGCTTTACGTTTTGTCCCAACGTTGATGGATGAAACAGAAAAGATTATGAATGCGCAACGTGCTCGTGGTGTAGATTTTGGTGAAGGAAACTTAATGCAAAAAATGAAAGCAATCGTGCCGTTATTAATTCCGTTATTTGTTAGCAGTTTTAACCGTGCAGAAGATTTAGCGATTGCAATGGAAGCAAGAGGGTATCAAGGAGGAGACGGTAGAACAAAATACCGTGTGCTTCATTGGCAAGGCAAAGACACAATGGTTGTCATAACATTTGCTTTACTAACAGCCCTATTAGTATTTGTAAGATCATAA